Within the Methanomassiliicoccales archaeon genome, the region CTGCGCCGAAGTGTGCCACGTGGGCATCGACTTCGCCGAGTTTTGGGAGAAGGTCAGGGAGTGGTGCGTCGAGAGCGGCCACGGCCCCATGCCCGCTCACGTCAAGATCAAGGAGCGCCTGGAAGAGGTCTGCAACCCCTACGGTGAGCCCATGGAGAAGCGCGGCGCCTGGTACCCGGCCGTGCCCAAGGCCGAGAATCCTGACGTGGTGTTCTTCGCCGGCTGCACCGCCTCCTACCGCATGCAGAACCTGGCGAAAGCGAGCGTCATCTTCCTGAACCGCTGCGGCGTCTCCACCAACATCATGGAGGGCGACGAGTGGTGCTGCACCTCCCCGGCCCTCAGGACCGGCCAGACCGGCCTCACCTACCGTTTCGCCGAGCACACCATCACCACCATGGAGCACATGGGGGCACAAGCCATGGTCACCGCCTGCGCCGGGTGCTACAAGACCACCGTGCACGACTACGGCAAGTTCTACTCCCATCCCACCTTCGAGGTGTTCCACTTCGCCCAATACGCTGACAAGCTGATCAAGGAGAAGAAGGTCAAGTTCACCAAGGAGTTCAAGGTCAAGGTCACCTACCACGACCCCTGCCACCTAGGACGCCACGCCAAGGTCTACGACGAGCCGCGCAATGTCATTAAGGCCATACCCGGCGTGGAGTTCGTGGAGATGAAGAACGTCCGCGAGAAGTCCAGGTGCTGCGGCGCCGGCGGTGGGTATAAGAGCCAGTACAACGACATGGCCATCGCCATTGCCATTGAGCGGGTCAAGGAGGCCGTGGACACCGGAGCGGACATCCTGGCCACCACCTGCCCGTTCTGCGTGCTCAACCTGCAGCAGGCGGCCAAGAAGATCGGGGCCAAGATCAAGGTCATGGACGTGTCCGAGATGCTGGCTTTGGCCACCGAGCCCGAAGCCCCAGCCGAACCGGTCAAGCAGTAAACCCCATTTAATAAACCATTTCTCGCAATTATTTTTTAATGATGAGAGCCAATGGTCTCCGTGCTACATGAGCCAGGATACAACGAATCGGAAGCACACCGTCGATTACCTGAGGCGAGGTTATCAGGGCATCGTAACAGAGGACTTCAAGGATTATCTGAGAAAATGGATACCCTTGAGCGTGCTCA harbors:
- a CDS encoding heterodisulfide reductase-related iron-sulfur binding cluster; translation: MVKLPNIDREIKACLQCGYCIQTCETWRQTPWESVTPRGKVFYISQLGKRTVIDKLLGRKVEIDDEFVEALFMCTTCAACAEVCHVGIDFAEFWEKVREWCVESGHGPMPAHVKIKERLEEVCNPYGEPMEKRGAWYPAVPKAENPDVVFFAGCTASYRMQNLAKASVIFLNRCGVSTNIMEGDEWCCTSPALRTGQTGLTYRFAEHTITTMEHMGAQAMVTACAGCYKTTVHDYGKFYSHPTFEVFHFAQYADKLIKEKKVKFTKEFKVKVTYHDPCHLGRHAKVYDEPRNVIKAIPGVEFVEMKNVREKSRCCGAGGGYKSQYNDMAIAIAIERVKEAVDTGADILATTCPFCVLNLQQAAKKIGAKIKVMDVSEMLALATEPEAPAEPVKQ